Within the Malassezia vespertilionis chromosome 3, complete sequence genome, the region GTTTCCGTCTCTGATACGGGGACAACGCTAACAGAAGCAACCTCGCTGGTAAAGGATGCAAAAGACGGCGTCGGGGGGATAAGAAAATCGGGCGCTGGCAAACGCGAGCTCGCATCGTGCACGCTTTCCACCTCATCTACCATGTCAACGGTAGCCAGTCCTGGCAAATCCGGAGCGTCCGCTGATGCAGACACAGCACCTGACCGAGCTTTGGTCGACAAAATCGGCAAGGCATGCAGGTCGCTCTGCGTCTCACCCACCATCTTTGTGCTGGTCGTCGCTTCCGTGCCTGCACCTGTGTCGCTGTTAGCTCGGCCAGTaggcgccgcagcatgctTGGTTGTGCTGTGCGTTTGGCGCTTGGTGTGCACACTTGCCTGCCTTGAATGCGCGTTCGATGCCCTACTCATCACGCGGCGTTTCCTCCGCACTGGACTCGCCTCCTCCCATAACGAAGCAGCGGGAGTGGTCATCTCTGTGTACGATCTTGTCGCTGCAGCGACATAATCCTCCTcgtctgcgcgcggcgcgactcGTTTCGTCGTTGCGTGCATGTACGACGATGCGGACAAGGTCGCCGTGGCAAGCCCCTCTTTCGCAAACGGCATGCGCACAAGCGATCCAAGACCTGTGACCTTCCACGCAGTGCCAAGCACCCATATACCACGCCCCACAATCCGCACGTACAAAATGTACGAAACGCAGCCGACAAAAAACatgagcgccgcggcgagcgtcAACAAATCGAACAGCTCTGCGCGTTCCATCTGTCTGATAATCAACACCGAGTTCTGTAGCAGCTCACCGAAAGACCCGTACGCAGCATTCACTTGTACAATCGTCTCGCTCGATTCTTCCAGAAGCTGGGCGCTGTATCCCGATTTTTCCAGCTCGGTCGACAtgagcgcgacggtgcgctgcagcgcactcGTCACGTCTTCAGAtgccgcagcggctcgGTCGTCTGCTGAGCCTGGTTTGacagcgccgacgcggTTGCGCGCACTAGCAGATCCGAGTCGCAACGCttcacgcgccgccgattCTTGCTTGGCTagcacggcgcggtgtgcagtgagcagtgcacgccgcgcagcaacgcgcagcgcatcatgTGTATCACGATCCGCCTTGGCTGCAATCGCAatggcgtgccgcgctgcaggcgtGTCGCCCTCTTCCGCCTCATCCGCAACGCtctgtgcaagcgccgcgattTTGCCGAGCGTAGCGTGAAGACCGGACTCAGCCGCAGCAAAATCAGACAGGGTCAAGCACTGCCCTAGTTCAGGTAGCTGTACCTCACGTAcatcgcgcacgcggcgcgccgcgctctcccgcagcgcctgcacggcgcgggGCAACAGTTCGTCCACCATGGCAAAAAAATGGacgtgcacgcacggcgagcgGCACGTGGAGTTTGCTGACTCATGCTGACGGTGCCGGCGTGAAAGCGGGCGCTAAAGTGGGGGTGGGGTtcgggcgctgcgctgtcTTCTCATACAGCACTATGTCCATCCCCAGGCGTTTTGATCTCGATCTTGTGGTGAACACGTTTCATGCACTGTTCGCACTCCCCTCCCTTGTTATCCttccggcggcggcgctcttCCTTGCGAACCGCGGTCAGCCGTTCGATGCGATGCTTCAGCAGGCGTCGAAGGTCTGCACCTGGCACGAGCTTGTGTGCGTGAAGCACAAGTGGATTAGCTGGGTGATGATCTTTATCGTGATCAAAGCAATTGGCCGCTACCTGGGCCGCCGTGCCGAGAACAACGGCGTGATGGAGCGTGACCCGCCGAACTGGAGCAAGGAGGTGATTGCCATCACCGGTGGTGCTACTGGCATTGGCCAATCGACCGTTGAGCTGCTCTCGAAGAAGTACAAGGCCCGCATCGCCGTCCTCGATGTCGCCGACCCGCAGTATGAGAAGGCTGCGCCGGATGCACCTCCCATCCTCTGGATTCACACCGACGTGACCAAGCCGGAGGCGATTGCTGCCGCCCACGAGAAGATCAAGGAAGTGTTTGGCACCTCCCCCTCGGTCGTGATCGGCTGTGCTGGTATTGCTGTTGGTGGTCCGATTCTTACGACTTCGTCTGCCCTTGTCCAGAAGACGTTTGACATCAACGCACTCCAGCACGTCCGCCTTGCCAAGGAATTTGTGCCGTTCATGGCCAAGAACAACCACGGCCATTACATCACTGTCGCTAGCTCTGCTTCCTTCTACACCCCGCCCCTGCTCTCTGCCTACTGCATGTCGAAGGGAGCTGCGCTCGCCTTCCACGAGGAGCTTCGCGTCGAGCTTCGCGTTGCGTACAACGCCCCCCGCGTCCGTACTTCGGTCGTCACTCCGACAAAGGTGCGCACCCTCCTTGGCCACGCCATGAACGATGCTGAGAACTCGTTCGTGGACCCTACTCTGGAGCCGATCGAGGTCGCTTCCGCAATTGTCAACGCCATTGCCGAGGGCCGCTCGCACACGATCTCGCAACCCGTGATTACCAAGCTGCTGCCGTttgtgcgtgcgatgcCCGAGTGGTTCCGCACGATTGTGGCCAAGCTTGGTGAGACGGACTCGTCGCTCACCACCGACTCGATCCGTGCCGCCATCAAGGCTGGCTACGGCAAGAACCTCGGTGCCGAGAACTATGAAAGCGTTCTCCAGGGCCTGGACCCCTCGTACACGTCCAAGACTGCTTAGTTCCGTAGTAAATAGTGGCCTAATTACAatgccgctgcgcatcgcgtcTCTACCCTCCAGCTCCTCTACTTGCTGGAGCGATGAGCACGGTCCAGATCACGTGGAGTCACTTGCCTAATTGCGCAGATTGGCCCAATTCGCCACTCCACAATGGAGCGATGGGCAGCGTTCCACACGGCACATTTCCAGGATGCGGCACGACGCCAGTggtttgccgagcagctcagcgcgcagcactgcacgcgGGACGAGCTTGAAGATGCATACACGACGCCAGCGGCGGGTGAGGACGAACGCGCGTGGCAAACGCGCTACGGACTTGCCCACCtcacgccaagcgctgcgcggatATTTGACCATAGCCGCCGCTTCcgcgagcgccgtgcatcgATGCATGCGGGCGAGACTGACGAGCttggctcgctgcgcgcgcgtgcgctggacgcgATGCAGAAACGACGCACACAGCAGTGAGCTTAAACCTACCTGTACGTATACTACGGTCTATGATGGTAGTCATCCTTACGCGCGAATCCTGAGCGAGAACACACTTGGGTGCCGCAGAGACTCACGTCTGCTGCCGCACCTGCGATGCCTGAGACTGCACCATGGCGAAGCGGCTGACGAAAGCACGTGACCTCGGCATCGGCCGGCTGCCTGTTTGTAGACTACGTTTTTGATTATACCATGTCCATGTTCCGTGTTATGCTCCCTCGCACctcgcttgctgcgcgcgtggcgagGCCTGCACTGCCCATGcccatgcgtgcgctttCCACGCAGAACATCTACTGGAAGGAGaaccgcgcggcggcagaaGAGTTTGttggcgtgcgcgagcacgctgccgagcacgctgcaggTGCGTCTTTTTTGCCCGACAAACTAACGTACAGGTTCTACTCAGCTCTGGCGCAGGGTCACTGTTTACATTCTTGCACCGCTCTGTGTTGTTTTTGGCGTCTACATGTACCGCATCGAAtctgcacacgccgcgcaccacgagcacgagctcgaggagaACGGTGGAGAGCTTCCGGAGCGCCCTGACTATGAGTACCTGAACATGCGGGCCACGTCATTCCCATGGGGCCGCCAGACGCTTTTCTTCAACCCGAAAGTGAACTACCCTGCCGGGGAAGCGTAGGCCGATAAGGACACAATGATCCTCACTGCTATAGATCGGTAGTGTATACGAACCACTGCGCAGGAAACTGGAGCTGGATGCAGAGTATAGGTAGAGCCATGCCTCTCATAGAATGTGTTCCAGgctccgcatcgcgcattCTGCTCCGGCCGATACCTCCACGGTGCCAagtggcgctgcgtcgtTGCGCTTGCGAATGACTGCTAGGCATATTTTCCACAATACGTACGGGGCTGGGGATTGGAGCTATGCATTATTTTTCGGGCTGCGAAGTATCGCCTTGCTCAAAAAGGATCTCTTCAATGCGCTTCGAGAGGCCAGAAATCTCCTTTTCAGGCGTTGCGCTctctgcatcgctcgcAATTTCGTCACCTTCTTGCACCTCCTCGTCACCTTCGGCATGACTCTGCAGCTGGTGCACAAGATCAAGAATGTGCGAGCTGCCCCGAATATGTTGCTCAAGCTCGCTATTTCCACTCTCCAGGAGCTGCACCAGTGTCCATACAGCAATGTGCTGGAAGGTGCTGTCATCCGACTCGAGGAAACGCACAAGGTAGCCGCACAGACCGCCATTTGGCTTGTCCCATACAGCATTGAAAGGCGCGTAGTCGTCCGCCTTGCTGCTCAAGTTACCAATCGCGGCAGCAGAGTTGCCTTGCACTTCAATCGAAGCGCTTGCAGTCAGCGGAAGCAGCACCTCGAGGATGCCCATGTCGAGCAACTGCGGCTTGAGGTCCTCCGAGAGAGCCAGCACGGCAGTGCATGCCGTCATCTCACTCTGGACACTGAGTGGAACGTGCAAGACAAGCTccttgatgcgctcgacggcgcCCGCATCAATTATGGCCGCTTTATTCCGCTCGTTGCTCGCCGCAAggttgcgcagcgtactGATAGCATGGCACTGCAGCTCTTCGTTCTCCTCGTGACTGAGGAGGTCAATGAGGGGGTGCAAAAAGCCGGCATCGATGATAGGACTCTCGTTCATCGGGTGGATTGATACGTTGCGTACACAAGCGGCGGCCGAAAGAATGAGCGGGAGGAAAGAGGAGCGCAGGAGACGCAAGAGCGGCGGCAGACCGTTGCTACGCACAATCTCGATCTGATACTTTTCGTCCGACGCCaggttgcgcagcgcaagtgctgcCTGGCACTGCACCTTCAGGCTGCCATTCTCCATGAGTCCGATCAGGTTCTGCACGAGCCGTGGCTCGCTTTGTACAAGCTTCTTCCTGTTTGCACTGTCCACAGCAATGTTGCTCAGCGCGGTGGTACAGTAGTACTGTACGTCCGAGTCAGGGCTCGCGAGCAGCGAAACAAGCACGGAGATCGCACCGGCGTTCACTAGCTGCAGCCTATTCTCGTCGCTGTGCGTCATATTGAGCAGTGCACCGGCcgcgttgcgctgcacgcggaTATCCTTGGAGCGCGCAAGACGTGTGAGCGGGACCAGCGCCCCAGACTTGGCAATCTTGGTCTTGTTATCGTCGTGGGTGGCAAGGTTGGTGATGCAACCGACTGCATTACATTGCACTTCGACGTTAGGACTCAGCATTTGGCGGATAAGCGGCTCGAGACCGCCAAGCTTGACAATCAGCAGCTTGTTTTCCGCATTAACTGCTAGGttgccgagcgctgcactcgatgcacgctgcacctcAACATCGTGCGACTGGAGCAAGAAGAGCACGGgctcgagcgtctcgcgGCCGACTTCACGCACCTCCTTTTCCGTGATTTCCGCAAAAGCTAATGCAGCACTTCGCTGGAGATCGACATTATCGCTGAATGAGAGCGTGGAAAGCGCACGCAGGGGTTCTCCCTCAAAGAAGTTGGTCTCATTGCGGTTTTCAAGGTACTGCAGCAGATCAGCCACAGCATCGCGCTCGTTATCCAAAAGGAGGGGCTCGTACTGGGGCCCACGTGCACCAGTACAGCAGCTACAAATGTTTCCCATACCACTCACTTGTTCTTACTGATGTGCGGTATAGAACCTCTTCGTGCTTTCGCGAAACAAGTTAAAGTAGCGGTGTTGCGGCAAGCGATTTTGACGGCGCGACCCGCTGGTGGCGGGTTAAAGCACTCGGCCGAATAAAAATGGAATGTGGAGGAACAAGGCACAACTACAGAAAACTGCCTGAATCGCCAGCGGAGAAGCGCGAGGTGAGCTGTGTCGCGTCTTTTatggtgcgcgagcgcgagcgctcGTCCATAAGGCGTGAACCGGCGCCGAGAACCTTGTCTTTGTCAAAATATGTAAAGGAAGGGTTGTTCTGCAGATCCTCTGCCTCACGCTCTGCACGCGTTTTTCGTGGAGGTGTagacgagcgcgagcgtcgTGAGGATCGGTGACGGTGCCGCAACTCACCGCGCCAATGGTCATCACGGTGGTGGCCATGTCGACGCTGGTGCTCGCGGCGGTGCTCGCTATCCCGGTCCCGGTGCCGATACCGGCGCTCGCGATCTCTGTCACTCTCCACATCCCTCTTGCTATGCGTAGTGTGTCCTGTGCTTCGCTCTtcaatgcgccgcaccttATGCTGCTCAACCAGGCTCGGGCCCCGTTCTTCATTCTGCGATAAGTAGCGCACAGACCACGTACCAATGCAttggcttgcgcgcggatcTGGGCATCCCGGCGCGAGGCCCGCTTACGAGCAAGTCGGTCCGATTCATCCTCCTCTACTTCCTCCACATCCACACCCCCCGCTTTCCTAATACGCTCTAGGCGTTCTTGTGGGGTCTCTGTCCATAACCGCCTTGCTTGTGTTGCCTCGCTATTGGACATATTCGTCCCTCCTGAACGCTGAacgcgcgctccagcacCACCCTGTTGGAAACCGCGTGATCGGAGCGGTGCACCTAGGATCGCTTGCATACCGCGGTCTTCTGGCATGTCCAGCATCCAGTCTGGCCGTTGGGATGCTGGTTTGGAAACGGCACTCTTGTTACGTTAGTATCGTGTAGACGTACCTCTTTTGCTACTTCCAAGcgtgcctcgcgctcccGGAATGCCTGCGCCCCACTCGTTTCCAGCGTACTGCTCCGAGGCTCGGGCATTGGCCCGatttcctcgtcgctgttCTCCATCGTGACGCGAAGCAAGCGTAACTCCACAAGTCATGTGATCGACGACGCACGGCCGTTTGCTTCCATCATCATGGAACCGGAGCGGCCCAAGGAGAAGGTGCCGATCCCTGGTGCAGACGGCTGGCTGCGAGTTACGACGACGCATGGAAATGTATTTTATGCACAGAAGAAGACTAAGCGCTCCGAATGGACGATTCCAGACGAGATTCGCGACCATGTCGAGGCAATGGAAGCTTCCATGCAACAAGAACGACACGCGAAACGGGCACGAACCGAGCCCGTAACCGAGCCCGTAGACGTTGTCAAGGAGGAAGTGATTGTTGCTGAGCCTGTGCCGGATCCAGAACCCGTTGTCCCCGAGCCTGCGCCCGTTGCACTTCCGCCCGCGCCGGATCTGTCGTTCGAAGAAGGGCGTGCTTTGTTCATGGGAATGCTTACATCCTTGAATGGCACGCCGTCTGAAGTGAATCCTATGGCACCATGGGATCAAGAACTTCCGAAATTTGTACATTTGCCGGCATACAGCTCGCTCCGAAGCTCGCGCGACCGCGAAGATGTGTTTAATGAATGGTGCAAGTTGAGGCTGCGTGAGAAACGCGAAAAaacgacgcggcgtgcccCTGCCCCTGCCCCAACACATCCATCGGATTGTGAGCggcagctgcgctcgtTGTTTAAAGAGCAAATCGTATCTTCGCGAACGACGTTTGACGATGCAAAAAAACAGTTTGGCACCGATCCGCGATTTACCGCTGTACAAAACCCAAAGGCTGTATTCAATACATGGATGCAGGAGCTCGTGGAGAtcaagcgccgcctggcgcgcaatgcagaTACAGCCTTTGCAGCGCTACTGACCGAGCGACTTCTTGAACCCGCAtcgctgcttggcgaggaGGGAATCCAAGGGGAACCAGACAAGGACCAGGCAGCCCAAATCTGGCTCAAGGCAAAAAAGACACCGGGACTTGTAGAGGATAAGCGGTATGATGCGGTAGGCAGTGCTACGCGACGTGCCGCTCTTTTTGCTACATGGCTACGTGACGGGGTGCGTGTACAGACAGCAGTGGAACAAGCGCCACAAGAAGTGCCGCAGGCCAAGGAGAGCGAGTCGTCCGAGGAACGCAGAcaacgcgcgctgcaaaatcGGCAAGCACAAGTGCTCCGGGACCAGACGCGTATGCGAGAGCGCAaccgcgctgcgcgattTGACCTCGATAGTGAGCGACGGTACGTATTCGCACCCTCTGACCCCAGCGAAACCGATTTCCGCCAGCTGTTGCTGGATGTTGTGAGCGATCCAACGCTGACATGGGAAGATGCTCAAGGCCTCCTGTCGCGCGACGATCGATTCCGTCCAGCGGCAATGCGCGATACTCTCCAGGACGAGCAAAAGGCACAATTTTTTGCGGagcacattgcgcggctcCAAAATAAGAAACGTGATCAACTCGCGCGGCTCTTTAGCAAGCATACCAAAGATGAGCACGGCAGGGAGCGTCTCGATACGGCCATGGACACGGTGCTCGCCAATATCCGTACGGACGAGGGATTTGACGCAGGGCTGAAACGCTTTCTCGGCGAAGATGCAAGCGTGCATCGGAGCCGCACTACGACACTAGAGCGCGAGTATGAAGCATGGGATGCCTGGCGACAGACTTGCGCGAAATCCGAGTTCCAGGATATGCTCCGCGAAAACGCCTTTGTTACGTTTTGGGGCGGATTACGCAAGGAAAAAGAGCAGCACACCGAGCAGCCCAGCGGTGCGGAGCCAATCCCCGAAGATGAAGAGGCGGATGAAGAGGCTGTCTCTGTGCTGGACATGGCCTCCAATGTGGATCTACGTGAAATGGAATCGGTACTACGGGTATGTATGAAAAAGCGCGAGAGCTCATGGCAGAACGACAAGCGCTACCAGAtttttgcgcatcgcccCGACGAGCGTACAGAATGGCTCAAACAACATCTGGCACAGTTATCGGTGCCTAAGCGAACAATTCATCAAATGCATATAGACAGATAGCTTTAGGCGCGAGGGAGGAACATGCTCCATTCCAACGCATACCCAAGCGACGTACCCGGAACGCCAAGGAAGAGGTGAGAAGAACGCGGGGTATCAGTGCCCACAGAAAAGCACTGCTTTCCATCGGCGCATtgcggcatgcgcggcgtAAGATCAAAGAAACTCCACAGTTTCCGAAAAGGTATCGACATCCAGCAATGGGCACAGATCGCGTCTGGCGCCGTCGGAAGCGATTCGGGCGGCGCTATAGCTGCAGAAGGTGCGGAAATGTTGCCAAGCCACTCGAGCACGCGGGTCATCCCAAAAGCGACGCGTACGTCTGATGAGAAGAGGCTTGAGGAGGAAAACTGCACCGGCGTGGACGCCGTGTACCAATTACACGACGTCGCCAAGAGCAAGAATATAATTGCGCCACAATAAATGCAAGGGCGTGTCTGCACCGTGTAGCTCAGTACAAACAAAATCAGGAACAAGGGGGGTGCCGCAGGGAAGGGCAGCACAAACAGAGGCAGCCACCATCGGAGACAATACATGTGGTGGAAAATGTGGAGGCGGAAAACGACGCAAGGCGCTTTTTCGCTACGGCACTACAGCTTGGAGGTGCTCACGTCGGTGTGTAAAAACGGACGTATGGCAGCTTCGATTTGCGGGTACTCTAGTAAAAATCCATCGTGGCCTTCCGGGCTTTCGATATGCACAAGGGCGGACTTGGGAATGCTCGCGTGCACGAATTCTTGCTCGTTGGGCGTGTACAGCAAATCGGACGTCACCGAGAGGATTTGGACACGCGGTGCCACCGGCGCAACTCCAAGGTATCGAAGCACTtgtgcaagcacagcaGTACTATTCGACTGGTCCACATCTTGCGTCCAACTTGTACGGTCGCGTGCAGCGTCATGTGTGTCCAACTTTTGGGTCAAATGGATGTAGCACAAGGCATCGAAGCGTTTTACAAACTTGTTCCCGTGGTGATACAAGTAGGACTGGACCGCATACTGCTCGCGATCCTGCTCCTGCTTCTGCTTGAGGATATCAGGAGAAGGCGCCTCATCGCCCTCCTCCATCAGCGAAGACGCTTCAGGGTTCAGTTTCCGAGGGGCGGCCTTCTTGACATTCgttgtgccgcgcaagcggctGAAGCGGCGCTCAAAACTTTGCGGCTGGCGGTAGGTCATCAACGCACACATACGCGCAGCCGCGAGCCCTTTTTCAGGGGGGTCGCGCAAGAGGTAACGTCCTTGGTTGTACTTTTCATCCGCCATAACCGCCCGGCGCTGCACTTCGGACCACGCAATGCACCATGCCGAGTGTCGTGCAGAGGATGCCAAGGCAACAATCGCACGGACGTATGGCTTGTCCTTCGGCGTCGCCTCCGCCATTGCATTCGGAGAGGAGGGATGGCGCACAGGGAAGCAAAGCGGCCACTCTAGCGCGGCCATGCCGCCCATAGACCCACCAATcaccgcggcgagctgctcgacgccgagGTACTCCAACACGCACTTGTGCAGGCGAacgtcgtcgcgcaccgtTGACGAAGGGAAATCAGCACCCCACCACATCTGCTCTTCCTGCTCCATGGGCTTGTCGatgtgcggtgcgcgcaccCAAGCACCGTTTGTGAACATTTCACCGTGCTTGCGTGTGAGCGGACTCGCAGTCCCGTACGGCGACCCAATTGTATTACAACACACAATAAAGTAGCGTGTAGGGTCCAAGGTATGCCCAGGGCCAAACAATGGACCCCACCATTCCGCGACGTTGGCATTGCCAGAAATGGGATGGCTTACAAGTACGACATTCGCGCGGTCACGGTCGAGCGTGCCCCACGTTTTAAATGCTACCGGTGCATTTGTGAGTATTGCGCCATTCTCCAAGGTAAACTCAGGTATGACGAGGTACCGTTGGTCGATTTCTACCGCCAATGGCGTGGTCGGCCCTTGCACTTCCACCGGCGCACTGAGCATGGCGACACGGAGCAACGGGCGATTGACTCGCGGACGCACGTGGACAGTTTACCTCCACAACGCATTGGCCACTACACTACACTACAAGCTTGGCTAgcagtgcgccgtgcggcgaCTGCTGCGTCTGGGAGAGCAGCTCGTTAAAGTCGGGATAAGCGGAGACCTCACAAGTAGTACCGAGCTTGGCCAAGACACGCAAAGCTGCGTGCGTGAGCTCCGTTGCTTTCTCGATTTCCTGCTTGGTTGCACCGTCGCGTGTCTTTCGCGTCAAGattgtgcgcagcggcccGACCATATCAGACAAGAACGGCGCTATCTGTCCCGGGACTAAATCCACGAGCCGTACAATGATCAGGCACCCAAGCAGTTTAATTCCGTCGTCGTCAGACAGCGTCTGCACGGCACATTTCGCAACGTCAGGAACATGCACCTGCTCGAAGCTGTTATCCAGCAGGGTAAAGATGGTCTCGAGCGCGTTCTTGCGCAGATCGAGCCCGTCATCCTGAATCACTGTGAATGGACCCATGGCCACTTTGCGCTTCAggtcctcgcgcacgactGTCGCCTGGAACAGCTTGGGCAGGAGCATGCCCAGGTGCGCCTTTACCAAATCTGGGCGATTGTacagcgcagcatgcaaTGCCATGACCGCATTGCGGCGTACAAGCAGGTGCTGATCAGAGAGCAGTTGCAGGAAATACCAGAGCGCAGGAGAGAGAGACTCGTCGAGTGCATGCGCTCGGTCCAATGTGACCATTGttcgcacggcgccaagcaccatggcgcggcgcgatgcgagCGGCGAGTTTacttcgcgctcgagctcggcgagcagcgtggGTGGCTCGGTGAACACCATCCGTGCCACACATTCGCTGCAAACGTCCAATGCTACCTGTCCGGCGTCGTCAACTTCTTCCGGCATTCCAAGCGCAAATATGGCTGGCCACAGCGTGTGGGACATATgtttgagctgctcgtgcgAAGCAATGGCGAGTGCATCGCGGAATATGCGTAATGTCTGCAACGGTTCCTGATCGAGCCGTGCTTGGACGAGCGCAAGGAACTGTGCGTCGCCGAGGAGCATTCCGCCCAATGCAAACGAACGGCCCGCACTTtctggcgcggcgaggatTCGTGCAAATGTACTGCTCGCGTTCGGCCAACCACATAGTGTACCTTGCTGTCCAAGCACCCCCAGTGTGTACAACGCCAGAGACTGTCCTGCAGAGTCTACAGCACCGACCATCTCGCTTACACGGCCAAGCACACTGGGAAGCGCGGCAGAAGTactcgctgcagcgcccaagcaccgcgcaaaGGCGAGCGGCACTGGCACATTATGCAGCTGCCCTGCACTCTGTGTCTcccacgcacgctccaaGCTGCTCACAAGCGCtggcgcaagtgcatctTCCGCCGCGGCCAGGGACCGAAGCAGAACGGTGAGCGCATCCACAGCCTTGGGCGCCAATACCGGTGAGCCAAGCAAAGGgaggagcggcggcagcagTGCATCTGCAACTGCGCGCGCTAGCGTCGGATCGACCTCGACAAGTAcatcggcgagcgcaagggCAGGCGCCAGTGCAGGCGACTCGATCTGCAGCGGGATCGTAGCGAGTAGCTGGACAATTGCAGTACGGTCCTGTACTGGCATCTGCTCGCGAAGCAGAGAGATGGCGGCTTGCAAGCACTCGAGTGCCAATAAGCCATTGTGTTTGTGCGCATTCTTGGCGAGGCCAATTAGGATCGGCAAGCATCCGCCTGCAAATGCGTCCCAATAAAGGCCCTGCCTGTCGGCACTCTGCAACACGTCCAGCGTGACAGCGAGTGCTGCGGGGCGTAGCACTTCGTGCTGTAGCCGCGCCTTGAGCGTGTCCAATGCCACAGGCAAAGCATCTTCCAAGGCAGAAGCGCCTAGGCTCAGCAGGAGGCCGAGCGTGGCAAGCGatgcttcgcgcagcgattgGTCTTCCTCGGCTCGCTGCATTACATCGATTGCAACTTGGTACAGACGCATCAGCTGAGGCTGGatcgcttgtgcgccgagTACGGGCACGACACTTGAAATCAGCAGCGCGGTCGCACGCATTCCCTCCAATGCCGTGCGATGCTGTTTGCTGAAACTCGCTTCGGAGAACACATGCACAACATAGTCGAGTTGCCGCGCAGTTTCttttggcgccgccgcggccagcTCCGAAAAAAGCGCCACGGCGGCGAGTGTCCTACTGCGCCCTCCG harbors:
- a CDS encoding uncharacterized protein (EggNog:ENOG503NVVP; COG:S), encoding MKSPDSDFRYMALNDLVSVVSHESYAYHPLEEKLESAAVQQTLDLLKDKNTEVKNLTVKTLGTLSTHVRDANYTVIITSLTNLVLGEGEEERDIASLALRTVMQEIGENSPRAQIAVQTVIPAFVGQVQSASVNAAQRISAMDVLNDTVSHFPMCLARQIPLQYLILDTLLGALQGRMAMCKRAIQGLGMLAVECTPEAYAKILNDGLAGLKGSREQVRVSVQLLGLLARETLMRLRPSSPEYAQQVVQLLRSLGDQPDEEADELRELCLQTLTSLFTYSIIPGSIDVHPLVELDLLLLKHDPNAADYNDEEEVEEDEDDLLDEQYSDDDDLSWKVRRAACKQLASLFQHHLDAVRQMAYTITSALTARFGEREENVRLEIYSTFTLFLLRLAGDPEVNALQKRKHDASELALPCPDAAPLLDLLPAAVRSLCAQANTGSAVTQIACLDTLAQLVLVFGGGMAQHSDAILHSIRRVLQGGKDAAGGRSRTLAAVALFSELAAAAPKETARQLDYVVHVFSEASFSKQHRTALEGMRATALLISSVVPVLGAQAIQPQLMRLYQVAIDVMQRAEEDQSLREASLATLGLLLSLGASALEDALPVALDTLKARLQHEVLRPAALAVTLDVLQSADRQGLYWDAFAGGCLPILIGLAKNAHKHNGLLALECLQAAISLLREQMPVQDRTAIVQLLATIPLQIESPALAPALALADVLVEVDPTLARAVADALLPPLLPLLGSPVLAPKAVDALTVLLRSLAAAEDALAPALVSSLERAWETQSAGQLHNVPVPLAFARCLGAAASTSAALPSVLGRVSEMVGAVDSAGQSLALYTLGVLGQQGTLCGWPNASSTFARILAAPESAGRSFALGGMLLGDAQFLALVQARLDQEPLQTLRIFRDALAIASHEQLKHMSHTLWPAIFALGMPEEVDDAGQVALDVCSECVARMVFTEPPTLLAELEREVNSPLASRRAMVLGAVRTMVTLDRAHALDESLSPALWYFLQLLSDQHLLVRRNAVMALHAALYNRPDLVKAHLGMLLPKLFQATVVREDLKRKVAMGPFTVIQDDGLDLRKNALETIFTLLDNSFEQVHVPDVAKCAVQTLSDDDGIKLLGCLIIVRLVDLVPGQIAPFLSDMVGPLRTILTRKTRDGATKQEIEKATELTHAALRVLAKLGTTCEVSAYPDFNELLSQTQQSPHGALLAKLVV
- the MET2 gene encoding homoserine O-acetyltransferase (MEROPS:MER0044357; EggNog:ENOG503NXB4; COG:H): MLSAPVEVQGPTTPLAVEIDQRYLVIPEFTLENGAILTNAPVAFKTWGTLDRDRANVVLVSHPISGNANVAEWWGPLFGPGHTLDPTRYFIVCCNTIGSPYGTASPLTRKHGEMFTNGAWVRAPHIDKPMEQEEQMWWGADFPSSTVRDDVRLHKCVLEYLGVEQLAAVIGGSMGGMAALEWPLCFPVRHPSSPNAMAEATPKDKPYVRAIVALASSARHSAWCIAWSEVQRRAVMADEKYNQGRYLLRDPPEKGLAAARMCALMTYRQPQSFERRFSRLRGTTNVKKAAPRKLNPEASSLMEEGDEAPSPDILKQKQEQDREQYAVQSYLYHHGNKFVKRFDALCYIHLTQKLDTHDAARDRTSWTQDVDQSNSTAVLAQVLRYLGVAPVAPRVQILSVTSDLLYTPNEQEFVHASIPKSALVHIESPEGHDGFLLEYPQIEAAIRPFLHTDVSTSKL